The Pricia mediterranea genome includes a window with the following:
- a CDS encoding ATP-grasp domain-containing protein has translation MAKKVGIIFGQEDTFPWAFIDKVNELGNGKVVAEPVKIDKVQQGIDYGYHVIIDRMSQGVPFYRSYLKNAALMGTAVINNPFWFSADEKFFNNCLAMELGVPVPKTVLLPSNVRPDDTTEKSFRNLAGPLDWDYIFNYIGFPAYMKPFDGGGWKDVYKVENPDSLFASHAETGQLVMMLQEEIVFDDYFRVYCLGQKYVHIMPYDPRKPFHERYVSEIKATGEERKKLLEKVHDYTLKLNQALGYDFNTVEFAVRDGIPYAIDFCNPAPDADVHSVGQENFDWIVEHSAKYAIEKAETHKAKQNNTSWGSFVKNSISPAGRKRGKVNLKTADEVKKAAATRKRTTTTKKKTDSGKAPVKPKAAAKSKSAAANKSTAKAPAKGKIRGKSSAKKSK, from the coding sequence ATGGCAAAAAAAGTAGGTATAATATTTGGTCAGGAAGACACCTTTCCTTGGGCTTTTATAGACAAAGTGAACGAATTGGGCAACGGTAAGGTCGTCGCCGAACCTGTGAAGATCGACAAGGTGCAACAAGGTATCGATTACGGTTACCATGTCATCATCGACCGTATGTCCCAGGGCGTGCCTTTCTATCGTTCGTACTTGAAGAACGCCGCCCTCATGGGTACGGCGGTCATCAACAACCCGTTCTGGTTCAGTGCCGATGAAAAATTCTTCAATAACTGTTTGGCCATGGAGTTGGGTGTGCCCGTACCAAAGACGGTGTTGCTGCCCTCGAACGTCAGGCCTGACGATACGACCGAGAAATCGTTCCGTAACCTGGCCGGACCTCTGGATTGGGACTATATTTTTAACTACATCGGATTTCCCGCCTATATGAAGCCTTTTGATGGCGGAGGATGGAAAGATGTATATAAGGTCGAAAATCCCGATTCCCTTTTCGCCAGTCATGCCGAAACCGGTCAGTTGGTGATGATGTTGCAGGAAGAAATTGTTTTCGACGATTATTTCCGCGTGTACTGTCTTGGTCAAAAATACGTGCATATCATGCCCTACGATCCCAGAAAACCGTTTCACGAGCGTTACGTCAGTGAAATCAAGGCTACGGGCGAAGAACGGAAAAAATTATTGGAAAAGGTACATGACTATACCCTGAAATTGAATCAGGCCCTCGGGTATGATTTCAACACGGTGGAATTCGCCGTCAGGGATGGAATTCCCTATGCCATCGACTTCTGCAACCCCGCTCCCGATGCGGATGTACACTCCGTAGGGCAGGAAAATTTCGATTGGATCGTGGAGCACTCCGCCAAATACGCTATCGAAAAGGCAGAAACGCACAAGGCCAAACAGAATAATACCTCTTGGGGCAGCTTTGTTAAAAATTCGATTTCCCCGGCCGGTCGCAAAAGAGGCAAGGTCAACCTGAAGACTGCCGATGAGGTCAAAAAAGCCGCAGCGACCAGAAAAAGGACAACTACCACGAAGAAAAAAACAGACTCCGGAAAAGCTCCTGTCAAACCTAAGGCAGCGGCGAAATCGAAGTCCGCCGCGGCAAATAAATCAACTGCAAAAGCTCCGGCCAAAGGGAAAATTCGGGGCAAAAGCTCCGCCAAAAAGAGCAAATAA
- a CDS encoding carboxylate-amine ligase translates to MHKFTLGIEEEFQVLDGDTFKLRSQMSKIIDGGKVLLQERIKEEMHQSMVEMGTNVCENINQVRDEVSYLRQEIIKLADGEGLKVAASGTHPSSFWHEQLITSNPRYDEIVEEMKDVARGNLIFGMHVHVAIPSREEGLEILNVARYFLPHLYALSTNSPFWEGRETGFKSFRSKVFDKFPRTGIPPFFSSVGEYDKFVEILVKTRCLDNAKKIWWDIRLHPFYPTIEFRICDVVMTVDEVTCIAALMQCIVAKLHKLHQKNQTFKNYRRLLLNENKWRAARWGVEAKLIDFGKEEEVPFNQLMNELLEFIDDVVDDLGCRPEVNYVYQMLEQGSGADRQLKVFEETGDLSEVAKYIVEQTRKGL, encoded by the coding sequence ATGCATAAATTCACATTAGGTATTGAGGAAGAGTTCCAGGTGCTCGACGGCGATACGTTCAAATTGCGTTCGCAGATGTCGAAGATCATTGATGGAGGTAAGGTATTGTTGCAAGAACGGATCAAGGAAGAAATGCACCAGTCGATGGTGGAAATGGGCACCAATGTATGTGAGAACATCAATCAGGTGAGGGACGAGGTCTCGTATCTCAGGCAAGAGATCATTAAACTGGCCGATGGGGAAGGACTCAAAGTGGCGGCCTCGGGTACGCATCCCAGCTCCTTTTGGCACGAGCAACTGATTACTTCGAATCCCCGATACGATGAGATTGTCGAAGAGATGAAAGATGTTGCCCGCGGCAACCTGATTTTCGGAATGCACGTACACGTGGCCATTCCCAGTCGCGAAGAAGGTTTGGAAATATTGAACGTGGCCCGATATTTTTTACCGCATCTTTACGCACTCTCTACGAACAGTCCTTTCTGGGAGGGGCGGGAGACCGGCTTTAAATCGTTCCGAAGCAAGGTGTTCGACAAGTTTCCACGAACTGGCATACCGCCGTTTTTCAGCAGTGTCGGGGAGTATGACAAGTTTGTGGAGATTTTGGTCAAGACCAGATGTCTCGATAATGCCAAGAAAATTTGGTGGGACATCCGTCTGCATCCGTTCTATCCCACGATAGAGTTCAGGATCTGCGACGTGGTAATGACAGTCGACGAGGTGACCTGTATCGCGGCCCTGATGCAATGTATCGTGGCCAAACTGCACAAGCTGCACCAAAAGAACCAGACCTTTAAGAACTACCGCCGCCTGCTCCTGAACGAGAACAAATGGCGTGCCGCGCGCTGGGGCGTAGAGGCCAAACTGATCGACTTTGGTAAGGAAGAGGAGGTTCCTTTCAACCAGTTGATGAACGAGCTTTTGGAATTTATCGACGATGTGGTCGATGACCTCGGATGCCGCCCTGAGGTGAACTACGTCTACCAGATGTTGGAGCAGGGTTCGGGAGCCGATCGACAATTGAAAGTCTTTGAAGAAACCGGGGATCTGTCCGAAGTGGCCAAATATATCGTAGAGCAGACGCGTAAGGGACTGTAA
- a CDS encoding acyltransferase family protein, whose product MKERILSVDIFRGMTIVLMILVNTPGTWAAVYPPFRHAEWHGYTPTDLVFPFFLFIVGTSIVFAYKNKPIDLGTYKKITVRTLKLIGLGLFLGAFTLTFPFIKDFADIRFPGVLQRIGVVFFFASILFINFNWKTLVAIAAVLLIGYWILMGFVPVNGMESTFDRAPNNLANYLDVQVFGTHNYKEDYDPEGLLSTLPAIVSSLLGIFTGLILTSKQPQKARILMGIGGALLILGYVWDVVFPINKALWTSSFVLVTAGWANLVLALIYYLTDVKGIEFGSIFRYAGANAIILYFLSSFIAKVMGMIKVDGDTSLHGWLFETVYVHDFMSLSMSSLLYALTVVAFYCWLAYVLYHRKIFFKV is encoded by the coding sequence ATGAAAGAGCGCATCCTCTCCGTAGATATTTTTCGCGGTATGACCATCGTACTGATGATCCTGGTCAATACCCCCGGCACATGGGCCGCCGTGTATCCGCCGTTCAGGCATGCCGAATGGCACGGCTACACCCCCACGGATTTGGTGTTTCCGTTTTTCCTGTTCATCGTGGGCACGTCCATTGTTTTTGCCTACAAGAACAAGCCGATCGATCTCGGCACCTATAAAAAAATCACGGTACGTACCTTAAAACTGATCGGCCTTGGGCTTTTTCTCGGGGCTTTTACCTTAACTTTTCCGTTTATAAAGGATTTTGCCGACATCCGGTTTCCCGGCGTGCTGCAACGGATCGGGGTAGTCTTCTTTTTTGCATCCATCCTATTTATCAATTTCAATTGGAAGACGTTAGTTGCTATTGCGGCGGTCTTGCTGATAGGCTACTGGATTTTGATGGGGTTCGTTCCTGTGAACGGAATGGAATCCACTTTCGATCGTGCGCCCAACAACTTGGCCAACTATCTGGATGTACAGGTGTTCGGCACCCACAACTATAAGGAAGATTACGACCCCGAAGGCTTGCTCAGTACCCTCCCTGCCATCGTAAGTTCGCTTTTAGGCATTTTTACGGGATTGATATTGACCTCGAAACAGCCCCAAAAAGCTAGGATTCTAATGGGCATCGGGGGTGCTCTATTGATTCTCGGTTATGTATGGGATGTGGTTTTCCCGATCAACAAGGCGCTGTGGACCAGCAGTTTCGTGCTGGTCACCGCTGGATGGGCCAACCTCGTCCTCGCCTTGATCTATTACCTCACCGATGTCAAAGGCATAGAGTTCGGGAGCATTTTCCGGTATGCGGGCGCGAACGCCATCATCCTCTACTTCTTATCCAGTTTTATTGCAAAAGTGATGGGAATGATTAAAGTGGATGGCGATACCTCGCTGCACGGATGGCTGTTCGAAACGGTTTATGTGCACGATTTTATGTCCCTATCCATGTCATCCTTGCTCTATGCGCTTACCGTGGTGGCGTTTTACTGTTGGTTGGCCTATGTGCTATATCATCGGAAGATCTTTTTCAAGGTATAG
- a CDS encoding sodium:solute symporter family protein, producing the protein MELSTLDYGFIIVFFSIVLGIGVFVSKKSGKNSSEFFLSGRNMPWWLLGLSMVATTFSTDTPNLVTDIVRTHGVSGNWVWWAFLLTGLLTVFVYAKLWRRSNVNTDLEFYELRYGGKPASFLRKFRAIYLGALFNIITMASVTLAAIKIGGIMLGLEPWETVVGAGLITVTFSALGGFKGVVYTDFLLFFVAMSGAIGAAYYLVNIPEVGGIEALISHNNVQGKLDILPDFSSKNALIMLFIIPLAVQWWSSWYPGAEPGGGGYIAQRMLASKDENHAIGATFFFNIMHYAIRPWPWILVALASLVVFPDVASIQEAFPNIAESKLGQDLAYSAMLTKLPSGLLGVVLASLVAAYMSTISTQLNWGSSYIVFDFYKQQVNPDATEKQMVAMGRISTVVLMVLSAILALALENALQIFEILLTFGAGTGLIFILRWFWWRINAWSEITAMFASGILSIALKTTSLGPFLFAPETGVFPDWAEYPFVVVVTTTIWLAATYMTQPESPDVLRSFYRKIQPGGPGWSKVVNDAQTDGEKIAKDEKWSVPQGITAMLLGCVLIYTIMFATGYWIYGRTTPAMVLTGIAIVSAFLLIKAWNRMKEDIL; encoded by the coding sequence ATGGAACTATCAACCCTCGACTACGGCTTTATTATAGTATTTTTTTCAATTGTACTCGGCATCGGGGTCTTCGTCTCCAAAAAATCAGGGAAGAACTCCTCCGAATTTTTTCTTTCCGGCCGGAACATGCCCTGGTGGCTACTGGGCCTTTCCATGGTAGCCACTACCTTTTCTACCGATACCCCCAATCTGGTAACCGATATCGTTCGAACCCACGGGGTTTCCGGCAATTGGGTCTGGTGGGCCTTCCTATTAACGGGGCTCTTGACCGTATTTGTTTACGCAAAGTTGTGGAGAAGGTCGAATGTGAACACAGATTTGGAATTTTATGAACTGCGCTATGGTGGGAAACCGGCCAGTTTTTTGAGAAAGTTCCGTGCCATCTACCTCGGTGCCCTTTTTAATATTATTACGATGGCCTCGGTTACCCTTGCCGCCATTAAGATCGGCGGAATCATGTTGGGCCTGGAGCCTTGGGAAACCGTTGTCGGGGCGGGATTGATTACTGTTACCTTTAGCGCTTTGGGCGGATTTAAAGGGGTGGTATATACCGATTTTCTATTGTTTTTCGTAGCCATGTCCGGCGCAATCGGAGCGGCCTATTATCTGGTCAATATCCCTGAAGTGGGCGGAATCGAAGCCTTGATAAGCCACAATAACGTACAGGGAAAGCTCGATATTCTGCCCGACTTCAGCAGTAAGAACGCCCTTATCATGCTTTTTATCATTCCCCTTGCCGTGCAGTGGTGGAGTTCGTGGTATCCCGGGGCCGAACCCGGTGGTGGTGGCTATATTGCACAAAGGATGCTGGCCTCCAAAGATGAGAACCACGCGATCGGGGCCACGTTTTTCTTCAATATTATGCACTATGCCATCCGGCCCTGGCCCTGGATATTGGTAGCCTTGGCCTCCTTAGTGGTTTTTCCCGATGTGGCCAGCATTCAAGAGGCTTTTCCCAATATCGCGGAAAGTAAATTGGGGCAGGATCTGGCCTATTCCGCTATGTTGACCAAGCTTCCAAGCGGACTGTTGGGGGTGGTTTTGGCTTCTTTGGTAGCGGCCTATATGAGTACGATATCCACTCAACTGAACTGGGGGTCGTCGTACATTGTTTTTGATTTTTATAAACAACAGGTGAATCCCGATGCCACGGAAAAACAAATGGTGGCCATGGGGCGGATTTCAACCGTGGTGCTGATGGTCTTAAGTGCCATTTTGGCCTTGGCCTTGGAGAACGCCTTACAAATATTCGAGATACTGCTCACATTTGGAGCGGGTACCGGGCTCATTTTTATCTTACGCTGGTTTTGGTGGCGTATCAATGCCTGGAGCGAGATTACCGCCATGTTTGCCTCCGGTATTTTATCGATTGCTTTAAAGACGACATCCCTCGGTCCGTTTCTTTTCGCACCCGAGACAGGTGTTTTTCCCGATTGGGCCGAATATCCCTTTGTGGTCGTTGTAACTACCACCATCTGGTTGGCGGCCACCTATATGACCCAGCCCGAATCGCCCGACGTACTCCGTTCCTTTTACCGAAAAATACAGCCTGGTGGACCCGGATGGTCGAAAGTGGTCAATGACGCCCAAACCGACGGTGAAAAAATTGCTAAGGATGAAAAATGGAGTGTCCCCCAAGGTATCACCGCTATGCTTTTGGGCTGTGTGCTGATCTATACCATCATGTTCGCCACCGGGTATTGGATTTACGGCCGCACCACCCCGGCCATGGTGCTCACGGGAATAGCTATCGTGTCGGCCTTTCTTTTGATAAAAGCCTGGAATAGGATGAAGGAGGATATTTTATGA
- a CDS encoding zinc-dependent metalloprotease, translating to MKHLFTCLGLLLLVSSCGVLGITGKTDAKNKSKSLSQNSSKVYDKLIGEKAVTQNGLFDVHKVGGKYYFEIPDSLLNREMLVVTRFIKTPSGARNYGGEKISENTITFEKGPTNNIFLRIATLVSTANEDDAISKAVNNSNITPILEAFDIKAKNEDENASVIDVTDFINGENPLLALGDEQKSDYKLRSLEKDKSYIKEILSFPMNTEIKTVKTYKANVGTNKRKELPAAILAGVVTLEINNSFILLPKEPMQKRLYDARVGYFASSYLEYGDDQQKVDRNTYIHRWRLEPRPEDSLKWKRGELVVPKKPIVYYIDPATPKKWRPYLIQGINDWRVAFEQAGFKDAIIGVEWPENDPSMSLEDSRFSVLRYFASPFKNAYGPNIVDPRSGEILESHIGWYHNLMSLLHNWYMVQAGAVDERAQKMKFDTRLMGELIRFVASHEVGHTLGLRHNMGASYATPVENLRDAEWLKKHGHTSSIMDYARFNYVAQPEDSIPTKDLMPRIGDYDKWAIQWGYSRFPEEMDLSEEKEMLSQMVVDSVANNPRLWFGGEGRDFDPRSQTEDLGNDAMQASMYGILNLQRIAPFLKKWTKQNNSDDYTNLDQLYKALVDQYKDYIFHVTRNIGGIYVTPKTMGEEGEVYRPVDRMKQKQALVFLNDYIFKEPEWLLRNDILNAIQSPRSKEAVTKTMESVMMNLLGGSRLSRMTFIAERYENENPYTPEAYMDDLAQTVWGDMNVFYQTTAYRRKLQKAYVSNLIALYKPDEAVGLVGGILAKLSESYTINTDVRSLALDNLLTLQGKIKRTLPVMTDRLTIAHLNYLKREIATVVGDTKDVDPLFIPFRRDVSIKESSGE from the coding sequence ATGAAGCACCTTTTCACATGTTTAGGACTACTTCTATTGGTAAGCTCGTGCGGTGTTTTAGGAATTACCGGCAAGACGGATGCCAAGAACAAGTCCAAGAGTCTATCCCAAAACAGTTCGAAGGTCTACGACAAATTGATCGGCGAGAAGGCCGTTACCCAGAACGGCCTGTTCGACGTACACAAGGTCGGCGGCAAATACTACTTTGAGATACCGGACAGTCTGCTCAACCGCGAAATGCTCGTGGTCACCCGGTTTATAAAAACGCCTTCGGGTGCAAGAAACTACGGTGGGGAAAAAATTTCGGAAAACACCATTACTTTCGAGAAGGGGCCGACGAACAATATCTTCCTTCGGATCGCCACCTTGGTCAGTACCGCGAACGAAGACGATGCCATCTCAAAAGCGGTGAATAATTCCAATATTACCCCGATATTGGAAGCCTTCGATATCAAGGCCAAGAACGAGGATGAAAACGCTTCGGTCATTGACGTTACCGATTTTATTAACGGGGAAAATCCTTTGTTGGCCCTGGGTGACGAACAGAAGAGCGATTATAAGTTGAGGTCGTTGGAAAAGGATAAATCCTACATCAAAGAGATCCTTTCCTTCCCGATGAATACCGAAATCAAGACGGTAAAGACCTATAAGGCGAACGTGGGGACGAACAAACGCAAAGAGCTTCCGGCCGCTATTCTGGCCGGTGTGGTCACCTTGGAAATCAACAATTCCTTTATTCTTCTTCCAAAAGAACCCATGCAAAAAAGGCTGTACGATGCTCGGGTGGGCTATTTCGCCAGTTCGTATTTAGAATATGGCGATGACCAGCAGAAAGTTGACCGCAATACCTACATCCATAGATGGCGATTGGAGCCCAGGCCCGAAGATTCGCTGAAATGGAAGCGGGGCGAACTCGTGGTGCCTAAAAAGCCAATCGTCTACTATATCGATCCGGCCACTCCTAAAAAATGGCGCCCCTATCTCATTCAGGGCATCAACGACTGGCGGGTCGCTTTTGAGCAGGCCGGTTTCAAGGATGCCATTATCGGGGTGGAATGGCCCGAAAACGATCCTAGCATGAGTCTGGAAGATTCCAGATTCTCGGTCTTGCGCTATTTTGCCTCTCCCTTTAAAAACGCATACGGGCCGAACATCGTAGATCCCCGTAGCGGCGAGATACTCGAAAGCCATATTGGCTGGTACCACAACCTGATGAGCCTGTTGCATAATTGGTACATGGTACAGGCGGGCGCGGTCGACGAAAGGGCCCAAAAAATGAAATTCGACACCCGGCTTATGGGTGAGCTTATCCGCTTTGTAGCCTCCCACGAGGTCGGGCACACCTTGGGACTACGCCACAATATGGGGGCCAGCTACGCCACCCCCGTTGAAAACCTGCGGGATGCGGAATGGCTGAAAAAACACGGCCACACAAGTTCTATAATGGACTACGCACGCTTCAACTACGTGGCCCAACCCGAGGATAGCATCCCTACGAAAGATTTGATGCCGCGTATCGGCGACTATGACAAATGGGCCATTCAGTGGGGCTATTCCCGTTTTCCGGAAGAGATGGACCTTTCCGAAGAAAAAGAAATGCTAAGTCAAATGGTAGTCGATAGCGTGGCGAACAATCCGAGGCTTTGGTTCGGTGGCGAAGGCCGTGATTTCGATCCCCGTTCGCAAACCGAAGACCTCGGCAACGATGCAATGCAGGCCAGCATGTACGGCATTCTAAACTTACAGCGCATTGCCCCGTTTCTGAAGAAATGGACCAAGCAGAACAATAGCGATGATTACACCAACCTTGATCAGCTATACAAGGCTCTTGTCGACCAATATAAAGACTATATATTTCACGTGACGCGGAACATCGGGGGCATTTATGTCACGCCGAAGACCATGGGCGAGGAAGGCGAAGTGTACCGACCTGTAGACCGGATGAAGCAAAAACAGGCCTTGGTCTTTCTCAACGACTACATTTTCAAAGAGCCAGAATGGCTGCTGCGCAATGACATCCTGAACGCGATTCAGTCCCCCCGATCCAAAGAAGCGGTCACCAAGACCATGGAAAGCGTAATGATGAACCTCCTAGGCGGCAGCCGGTTAAGCCGAATGACTTTTATCGCCGAACGCTACGAGAACGAAAATCCGTATACGCCCGAGGCCTACATGGACGATCTCGCCCAAACGGTCTGGGGCGACATGAACGTTTTTTATCAGACCACCGCCTACAGAAGAAAGTTACAAAAGGCCTATGTTTCGAACCTCATCGCTCTATACAAACCGGACGAGGCGGTCGGCCTGGTCGGAGGAATCTTGGCCAAGCTCTCGGAGAGCTATACCATAAACACCGATGTCCGTTCGTTGGCACTGGACAATCTTTTGACCCTGCAAGGAAAAATCAAACGAACCCTCCCGGTGATGACAGACCGGCTGACCATTGCCCACTTGAACTACCTGAAACGTGAAATTGCTACCGTGGTCGGTGACACCAAGGATGTTGACCCCCTGTTTATTCCATTCCGACGGGATGTTTCTATCAAGGAAAGCAGTGGGGAGTAA
- a CDS encoding alpha/beta hydrolase: MQFQFDFISAKGRFVSKHLDRIVSFRFMAPANYWETDLKFPVLLMNDGQDFTAMKLEKTFSEAYTLNSIRPFVYIGLECNQNRMHEYGTASSADFKGRGGRALEYSRFVIEEFIPFLKKDFKVSSEGMDWVYCGMSLGGLSAFDIGFRHSDIFGKIGVFSGSFWWRKKAYAKKDVADRSRILLDVIKNAKKAPHLKFWLQTGTQDEKADRNNNGVIDSIDDTLDVIKELRAKGYSYPGDITYVEIKGGKHDLPTWGKVFPQFVLWAFGKA, translated from the coding sequence ATGCAGTTTCAATTCGATTTTATAAGCGCCAAGGGCCGTTTTGTTTCCAAACATTTAGACCGGATCGTCAGCTTTCGCTTTATGGCACCTGCCAATTACTGGGAAACGGACCTCAAGTTTCCCGTGCTTCTTATGAACGATGGGCAGGATTTTACAGCCATGAAGCTCGAAAAGACCTTTTCGGAGGCCTACACTTTAAATTCCATACGCCCCTTTGTGTACATCGGACTGGAATGTAACCAAAACCGTATGCACGAATACGGCACGGCATCCTCGGCCGATTTCAAGGGACGCGGCGGTAGGGCCCTCGAATATTCGAGATTTGTCATCGAGGAGTTTATCCCCTTTCTTAAAAAGGATTTCAAGGTTTCTTCGGAAGGAATGGATTGGGTGTACTGCGGGATGTCCTTGGGAGGATTATCGGCCTTCGACATCGGCTTTCGACATTCAGACATTTTTGGGAAAATAGGCGTTTTCAGCGGCTCGTTCTGGTGGCGAAAGAAAGCCTACGCAAAGAAGGATGTCGCCGACCGCAGCCGCATCTTGCTCGATGTCATTAAAAATGCGAAAAAGGCGCCGCATCTAAAATTTTGGCTGCAGACGGGCACGCAAGACGAAAAGGCCGATCGCAACAACAATGGCGTAATCGACTCCATCGACGACACCCTTGACGTCATCAAGGAGCTCCGAGCCAAGGGCTATTCGTACCCGGGGGATATCACCTATGTCGAAATCAAGGGCGGCAAACACGACCTTCCCACCTGGGGGAAGGTTTTTCCTCAGTTCGTTTTATGGGCGTTCGGAAAGGCTTAG
- a CDS encoding DUF2237 family protein gives MDKNLLNVLGNELQPCCLDPITGFYRDGLCKTGDQDIGTHVVCAVMTPEFLEYTKSKGNDLSTPRPEWQFPGLKPGDKWCLCISRWLEAEKAGKAPQIVLEATHQKALEYTDFETLLEYKH, from the coding sequence ATGGATAAAAACCTGCTGAATGTATTGGGTAACGAATTACAGCCTTGTTGCCTCGACCCGATAACGGGCTTCTACCGCGACGGGCTATGCAAGACAGGTGACCAAGACATCGGCACCCATGTGGTCTGCGCCGTTATGACCCCCGAATTTTTGGAGTACACAAAATCCAAAGGCAACGACCTTTCCACGCCCCGACCGGAATGGCAGTTTCCTGGCTTGAAACCGGGCGACAAGTGGTGTCTCTGCATCTCCCGTTGGCTCGAAGCCGAAAAAGCGGGCAAGGCCCCGCAAATTGTATTGGAGGCCACCCATCAAAAGGCGTTGGAATATACTGATTTTGAGACTTTGTTGGAGTATAAGCACTAA
- a CDS encoding sulfite exporter TauE/SafE family protein, with amino-acid sequence MFSAETLDISITAWLFASTAAFVVGLSKAGIKGISIVNVTLMALAFEAKASTGLVVPLLIVGDIIAVVYYHRHANWWYIVRFLPWMIVGILVGVYAGNDLDEDVFKIYMAIIILVSVGMMYWWDRRKSVSVPTHWAFAGLVGSLAGITTMIGNLGGPFSNLYFLAMRVQKNEFIGTAAWLFLIINLIKLPFHIFVWETVTADTLLFNLKLVPGILLGMLVGVRLIKIIKDDFYRKMILVLTALGAVLIMVR; translated from the coding sequence TTGTTCTCAGCAGAAACCCTCGACATTTCAATCACCGCGTGGCTCTTTGCCTCCACCGCGGCCTTCGTAGTGGGCCTCTCAAAAGCCGGTATCAAGGGTATTTCCATCGTCAACGTGACGCTGATGGCGCTGGCCTTCGAGGCGAAGGCTTCGACCGGGCTGGTGGTTCCGCTGTTGATAGTTGGGGACATCATCGCCGTCGTGTATTACCACCGCCACGCCAATTGGTGGTATATCGTTCGGTTTCTACCTTGGATGATCGTTGGCATTCTTGTGGGGGTGTATGCGGGGAACGACCTCGATGAGGATGTCTTTAAAATCTATATGGCCATCATCATTCTGGTCAGCGTGGGCATGATGTACTGGTGGGATCGGCGAAAATCGGTTTCCGTGCCCACCCACTGGGCCTTTGCGGGCCTGGTCGGTTCGCTGGCGGGAATTACGACCATGATCGGCAATCTGGGCGGACCGTTCAGCAACTTGTATTTCTTGGCCATGCGCGTTCAAAAAAACGAATTTATCGGGACGGCGGCATGGCTCTTTCTCATCATCAACCTGATCAAGCTCCCCTTTCATATCTTCGTTTGGGAAACCGTTACTGCAGATACCCTGCTCTTTAACCTCAAGCTGGTGCCCGGCATCCTCTTGGGTATGTTGGTAGGCGTGCGGTTGATCAAAATTATCAAGGACGACTTCTATCGAAAAATGATTTTGGTACTGACGGCCCTAGGGGCGGTGTTGATCATGGTTCGATAG
- a CDS encoding alpha/beta fold hydrolase gives MAKTEHIPYYSNTLGRNINVEVTGHWGHPILMFPSSGGQFTQNTDFGLTGAVMKFVEEGRIKLYNIETLDMLSFYHDHMITEEKIHNYELYMQFLRNEMIPYIQNECNTHRIAVAGVSFGGFHAANTAFRFPDLVSHLIAMSAAFNIRNMAQLSDDMRIYYNCPDEFMQNEEGWKYHHMQIVLGTSDWDICRDKNLHMSGILKAKGIDHWYDEKKWTPHDWPLWKMMFPEYIDKLF, from the coding sequence ATGGCGAAAACCGAGCACATACCTTATTATTCCAACACCTTGGGCCGCAATATCAATGTGGAGGTGACGGGGCATTGGGGGCATCCTATATTGATGTTTCCCTCTTCGGGCGGCCAGTTCACCCAAAATACGGATTTCGGACTGACCGGGGCCGTGATGAAATTTGTGGAGGAAGGGCGCATCAAGTTGTACAATATCGAGACTTTGGATATGCTGTCGTTCTATCACGACCACATGATCACCGAAGAGAAGATTCACAACTACGAATTGTACATGCAGTTTTTGCGGAACGAAATGATTCCGTATATTCAGAACGAATGCAATACCCATCGCATAGCGGTTGCCGGGGTAAGTTTCGGTGGGTTTCACGCCGCGAACACGGCGTTTCGCTTTCCCGACCTGGTTTCGCATCTGATCGCCATGAGCGCCGCTTTCAACATTCGCAACATGGCCCAGCTAAGCGACGATATGAGAATTTATTATAATTGTCCCGATGAGTTTATGCAAAATGAAGAGGGATGGAAGTACCATCATATGCAAATCGTGCTTGGTACGTCGGATTGGGATATTTGTAGGGACAAGAACCTGCACATGTCCGGCATTCTAAAAGCCAAGGGAATAGACCACTGGTACGATGAAAAAAAATGGACGCCGCACGATTGGCCGCTCTGGAAAATGATGTTCCCGGAGTATATTGACAAGCTTTTTTGA